From Spea bombifrons isolate aSpeBom1 chromosome 6, aSpeBom1.2.pri, whole genome shotgun sequence, a single genomic window includes:
- the CNN3 gene encoding calponin-3: MTHFNKGPAYGLSAEVKNKIAQKYDPQVEDELRLWIEEVTGMSIGENFQLGLRDGVILCNLINKLQPGSVKKINDAKINWHKLENIGNFIKAMQEYGMKPHDIFEANDLFENANMTQVQISLVSLAGLAKTKGFHTTVDIGVKYAEKQKRHFDEGKLKAGQSVIGLQMGTNKCASQAGMTAYGTRRHLYDPKMQTDKPYDQTTISLQMGTNKGASQAGMSAPGTRRDIYDQKGILQPMDNSTISLQMGTNKVASQKGMSVYGLGRQVYDPKYCAAPTEPIIHNGSQGTGTNGSEISDSDYQAEYHDDYPGEYPDDYPRDYHGQYSDQGIDY; encoded by the exons ATTGCACAGAAATATGACCCTCAAGTGGAAGATGAGCTTCGTCTTTGGATAGAAGAAGTCACTGGCATGAGTATCGGTGAAAACTTCCAGCTTGGCTTGAGGGATGGAGTCATTCTTTGCAA TCTTATTAACAAGCTGCAGCCCGGCTCCgtcaagaaaataaatgatgcaAAAATCAACTGGCACAAG CTGGAGAATATTGGAAACTTCATTAAAGCTATGCAGGAGTATGGGATGAAGCCACACGATATTTTTGAAGCAAATGACCTTTTTGAGAATGCAAACATGACTCAAGTTCAAATTTCTCTGGTTTCTCTAGCTGGTTTG gCAAAAACAAAAGGCTTCCACACTACAGTAGACATTGGTGTGAAGTATGCTGAAAAGCAGAAGAGGCACTTTGACGAAGGGAAACTAAAAGCGGGACAAAGTGTGATTGGGTTACAG atGGGAACCAACAAATGTGCCAGTCAAGCTGGAATGACGGCGTATGGAACCAGAAGGCACCTTTATGACCCAAAAATGCAGACTGATAAGCCATATGATCAGACAACAATAAGTTTACAGATGGGAACAAACAAGGGTGCTAGCCAG GCTGGCATGTCTGCTCCGGGAACCAGAAGAGATATCTATGATCAGAAAGGAATCTTGCAGCCAATGGATAACTCTACCATTTCATTACAAATGGGAACCAACAAAGTGGCCTCTCAGAaaggcatgagtgtgtatggcCTCGGGCGCCAGGTATATGATCCCAAGTACTGTGCTGCACCAACAGAACCCATTATCCATAACGGAAGCCAAGGCACCGGAACAAACGGCTCTGAAATCAGCGACAGCGACTACCAGGCAGAATATCACGATGACTATCCCGGGGAGTATCCAGATGACTACCCGAGAGATTACCACGGGCAGTACAGCGACCAGGGCATCGATTATTAG